One region of Camelina sativa cultivar DH55 chromosome 6, Cs, whole genome shotgun sequence genomic DNA includes:
- the LOC104793195 gene encoding phospholipase A1-IIdelta-like isoform X2, translating to MATTTSCEELLGSKNWDTLLDPLDQSLRELILRCGDFCQATYDAFVNDQNSKYCGASRYGKSSFFDKVMLESASDYEVVSFLYATARVALPQGLLLGSQSRDAWDRESNWFGYIAVTSDERTKALGRREIYVALRGTSRNYEWVNVLGARSTSADPLLRGPEKDDSAVVEGTTFDSDSEDEEGCKVMLGWLTIYTSNQPESKFTKLSLRSQLLASIKELLLKYKDEKPSIVLTGHSLGATEAVLAAYDIAENASKDDVPVTAIVFGCPQVGNKEFRDEAMRHKNLKILHVRNTIDLLTRYPGGLLGYVDMGINFVIDTKKSPFLKDSRNPGDWHNLQAMLHVVAGWNGKKGEFKLMVKRSIALVNKSCEFLKDECLVPGSWWVEKNKGLIRNEDGEWIIAPVEEEPVPEF from the exons ATGGCTACAACAACATCATGTGAAGAGCTCCTAGGGTCAAAGAATTGGGACACTCTCTTAGACCCGTTAGACCAATCACTTCGTGAACTCATCTTACGTTGCGGAGACTTTTGTCAAGCCACCTACGATGCCTTCGTCAACGACCAAAACTCCAAGTACTGTGGAGCCAGCCGCTACGGCAAATCTTCTTTCTTCGACAAGGTCATGCTCGAATCTGCTTCTGACTATGAGGTTGTAAGCTTCCTCTACGCCACAGCTCGCGTTGCTCTCCCCCAAGGTTTGCTTCTCGGCTCACAATCACGAGATGCTTGGGACCGTGAGTCTAACTGGTTTGGCTACATTGCTGTCACATCTGATGAACGGACTAAGGCTCTAGGACGCCGTGAGATCTATGTAGCTTTGAGGGGAACGAGTAGGAACTACGAGTGGGTCAATGTTTTGGGGGCTAGGTCCACTTCAGCTGACCCATTGCTGCGCGGACCGGAGAAGGATGACTCTGCTGTAGTCGAAGGTACGACTTTTGATAGTGACagtgaagacgaagaagggTGCAAGGTGATGCTCGGGTGGCTCACAATCTATACTTCTAATCAACCCGAATCGAAATTCACCAAGCTGAGTCTACGGTCACAGTTGCTAGCTAGCATCAAAGAGCTTCTACTGAAGTATAAGGACGAGAAACCGAGCATTGTGTTGACTGGACATAGCTTGGGAGCTACAGAGGCTGTTCTAGCCGCCTATGATATAGCCGAAAACGCTTCCAAAGATGATGTTCCGGTCACTGCTATTGTCTTTGGTTGTCCACAGGTTGGAAACAAGGAGTTCAGAGACGAAGCAATGCGTCacaaaaacttgaagatcctccaTGTAAGGAACACGATTGATCTCTTAACTAG ATATCCAGGGGGGCTTTTAGGGTATGTGGACATGGGAATCAACTTTGTGATCGATACAAAGAAGTCACCGTTCCTAAAAGATTCAAGGAATCCGGGGGATTGGCATAATCTTCAG GCGATGCTACATGTGGTAGCTGGATGGAATGGGAAGAAAGGAGAGTTTAAACTGATGGTGAAGAGAAGTATTGCTTTGGTAAACAAGTCATGCGAGTTCTTGAAAGATGAGTGTTTAGTGCCAGGATCTTGGTGGGTGGAGAAGAACAAAGGACTGATCAGAAACGAAGATGGTGAATGGATTATTGCTCCAGTTGAAGAAGAACCTGTACCTGAATTCTAA
- the LOC104793196 gene encoding multiprotein-bridging factor 1a-like isoform X2, which translates to MAGVGPMTQDWEPVVIRKKAPNSAAKRDEKAVNAARRSGADIETVRKFNAGTNKAASSGTSLNTKRLDDDTENLTHERVPTELKKAIMQARTDKKLTQSQLAQIINEKPQVIQEYESGKAIPNQQILSKLERALGAKLRGKK; encoded by the exons ATGGCAGGAGTTGGACCTATGACTCAGGATTGGGAGCCTGTCGTTATCCGTAAGAAAGCCCCTAACTCCGCCGCCAAGCGTGACGAGAAAGCTGTCAACGCCGCTCGTCGATCCGGCGCCGATATCGAGACCGTCAGAAAAT TCAATGCTGGAACCAACAAGGCTGCATCAAGCGGCACATCTCTCAACACCAAAAGGCTTGATGATGACACTGAGAACCTTACTC ATGAACGTGTGCCAACTGAGCTAAAGAAAGCCATTATGCAAGCCCGAACAGATAAGAAGCTAACCCAGTCCCAACTTGCTCAG ATCATCAATGAGAAGCCACAAGTGATTCAAGAGTATGAGTCTGGCAAAGCAATCCCGAACCAGCAAATCCTTTCTAAGCTGGAGAGAGCACTTGGAGCTAAGCTTCGTGGAAAGAAGTGA
- the LOC104793197 gene encoding sec1 family domain-containing protein MIP3-like (The sequence of the model RefSeq protein was modified relative to this genomic sequence to represent the inferred CDS: added 87 bases not found in genome assembly), producing MALVDVAISCLNSIREIEEEVKDAIVYIDAGCTESFQFAGAFPLFLELGARAVCSLENMTSLDAVADWNSMTDCTKRIVIMTSRLLNDAHRYMLRCLTTHDAVQHCTVFTSISEGSHSAIPDSPLGPDAYREYEILLVQDYNEHTKKSDKISKDKGVSNFSSALESLTMEPIISENIDGSSGGVEGLAVSVHHFPLIICPFTPRAFVLPSQGSVAEASLSRQHEDSLSFGLPPISTGSMSDTDDVPPGATLTAHFLHQLALKMELKLEIFSLGDLSKNVGKILTDMSSSLYDVGRRKRSAGLLLVDRTLDLTTPCSHGDSLFDHIFSSLPRAERFSSQAQLEQGVPSINRPSLDVLVPLGELLNEEPSKIRESGFPVGVEAFLRGWDSYTCDPQNVGLLNEYDKKSTTNWTELLNGSLVATECFRGTPYLEAMLDRKTKDGSVLVKKWLQEALRRENISVNVRARPGYATKPELQAMIRALSQSQSSLLKNKGIIQLATATAAALDDSQSAKWDTLSSAEMMLNVSAGDTSQGLAAQISDLINKSAVAELQAKKNEKADTSSRGLLSFRDALLLTIVGYIVAGENFPTSGSGGPFSWQEEHFLKEAIVDAVLENPSVGNLKFLKGLTEELEGRLNRLKSEETKESPADDQLDIDALDDDPWGKWGDEEEEEVDNSKADESYDDMQLKLDLRDRVDSLFRFLHKLSSLRTRNLPLREGSLASENSFSGDPSGNKGLLYRLITKVLSKQEIPGLEYHSSTVGRFLKSGFGRFGLGQAKPSLADQSVILVFVIGGINGREVLEAQEAVSEGGRPDINLVIGGTTLLTPD from the exons ATGGCTTTGGTCGATGTCGCGATATCTTGTCTCAATTCGATCCGCGAA ATAGAAGAGGAAGTCAAAGATGCCATTGTCTATATTGATGCTGGCTGTACAGAGAGTTTTCAGTTTGCAGGGGCTTTCCCTTTGTTCTTGGAACTAGGTGCTCGAGCTGTCTGCAGCCTTGAAAACATGACTTCTCTAGATGCG GTGGCTGATTGGAATTCAATGACTGATTGTACGAAGAGAATTGTGATTATGACATCTCGGCTTCTCAATGATGCTCATCGATATATGCTACGGTGTCTAACCACCCATGACGCTGTTCAGCACTGCACAGTATTCACGTCTATTTCAGAG GGATCTCACTCAGCCATCCCTGATTCACCTCTAGGTCCAGATGCGTATCGAGAATACGAAATCTTACTTGTTCAGGATTACAATGAACATACTAAGAAAAGCGACAAAATATCTAAAGACAAAGGGGTTTCTAATTTCTCTTCTGCACTTGAATCCCTTACTATGGAGCCTATCATAAGCGAAAATATAGATGGTTCATCAGGTGGTGTAGAAGGTTTGGCAGTTTCGGTGCACCACTTCCCCTTGATTATTTGTCCTTTCACTCCTCGAGCGTTTGTCTTACCTTCCCAAGGATCAGTCGCAGAAGCTTCCTTGTCCCGTCAACATGAGGATTCTCTTAGTTTTGGTTTGCCTCCCATAAGTACTGGATCTATGTCTGATACTGATGATGTTCCTCCTGGTGCAACTCTTACCGCGCATTTTCTTCACCAGCTGGCTCTTAAG ATGGAATTGAAGTTGGAAATATTTTCACTTGGTGACCTATCAAAGAATGTTGGAAAGATTCTGACAGACATGTCGTCAAGTCTTTATGATGTAGGGCGTCGTAAGCGATCTGCCGGCCTGTTACTTGTTGACCGCACACTTGATCTTACCACTCCCTGCTCTCACGGAGATTCACTTTTCGATCATATCTTTTCATCTTTGCCTCGGGCGGAAAGATTTTCTTCACAAGCACAGCTTGAACAGGGGGTCCCAAGCATCAATCGTCCTTCTCTTGATGTTCTAGTGCCGCTTGGGGAACTGCTTAATGAAGAACCAAGCAAGATTCGGGAGTCTGGTTTTCCTGTAGGAGTTGAAGCTTTTTTACGTGGCTGGGATTCATACACTTGTGATCCACAAAATGTAGGTCTACTTAATGAATATGACAAGAAATCTACCACCAACTGGACTGAACTACTAAATGGATCTCTTGTCGCTACTGAATGTTTTAGAGGAACACCTTACTTAGAGGCCATGCTTGATAGGAAAACAAAGGATGGAAGTGTACTGGTAAAGAAATGGCTTCAAGAGGCTCTGCGTCGCGAAAATATCTCTGTTAACGTTAGAGCTCGTCCTGGTTATGCTACAAAACCGGAGCTCCAGGCCATGATCAGGGCATTGTCCCAAAGCCAGTCGTCTTTGTTGAAAAACAAAGGGATTATTCAGTTAGCGACAGCTACAGCTGCTGCTCTTGATGACTCTCAAAGTGCCAAATGGGATACTTTGAGTAGTGCGGAGATGATGTTAAATGTGAGTGCTGGTGATACGAGTCAGGGATTGGCTGCTCAAATTAGTGACCTGATTAACAAAAGCGCTGTTGCAGAACTTCAAGCGAAGAAAAATGAGAAAGCAGATACCTCATCACGAGGGCTGCTATCTTTTCGTGATGCCCTGCTCCTTACAATTGTTGGTTACATTGTTGCTGGCGAAAATTTCCCTACATCTGGCTCAGGTGGGCCTTTCTCTTGGCAAGAAGAGCATTTTCTAAAAGAAGCCATTGTCGATGCTGTTCTCGAGAATCCATCAGTTGGAAATCTCAAGTTTCTGAAAGGGTTGACAGAAGAGCTTGAGGGCCGATTGAATCGTCTCAAGTCCGAGGAAACCAAAGAAAGTCCCGCTGATGATCAATTAGACATTGATGCTCTTGATGATGATCCATGGGGAAAATGGGgtgacgaggaagaggaagaagttgacAATAGTAAAGCAGACGAGTCCTATGACGATATGCAGCTGAAGCTGGATTTGCGTGATAGAGTAGACAGCTTATTTAGGTTTCTCCACAAGTTATCGAGTCTACGAACAAGGAATCTACCATTAAGAGAAGGCTCATTGGCTTCAGAAAACAGCTTTTCTGGCGATCCTTCTGGAAACAAAGGGCTACTCTACAGGCTTATAACAAAAGTGTTGAGCAAACAAGAGATACCTGGTTTAGAATACCATTCTTCTACTGTCggaaggtttttaaaaagcgggTTTGGAAGGTTTGGTCTTGGTCAG GCAAAACCGAGTCTCGCAGACCAGAGTGTCATTCTTGTCTTTGTCATTGGAGGAATCAATGGTCGAGAG
- the LOC104793199 gene encoding uncharacterized protein LOC104793199, translating to MAAMKLLLSQARRQGLAKPFSSPFQQIPRLFSSSPPSDSNPSPDSNESRKKPVTIEPVSYAAKPKDQKPEPTNVESAENLQPSESANRSSWTREEIRYVKDSQSINPLSYAQRVAPLPEDRVAGEDEGERTPEEMERERKRIELENRARRRFLRANAVEEDTSSLPLPTLLKPELKHGKKPIFDLMEAIREIKANAKAKFDETLEAHVRLGIEKGRSELIVRGTLALPHSVKKDVKVAFFAEGADAEDAKAAGADVVGGLELIEEILKSGKIDFDRCLATPKMMPRVYKISRILNNHGLMPNPKQGSVTKDVTKAVKDAKAGHTKFRMDKTSILHVPLGKMSFPEDALRENVGAFMNALLLAKPAGLKKTSKYAGYVNAFHLCSTMGKGYPVSIQSLSRAADLHTKLQLK from the exons atggcAGCTATGAAGCTTCTACTCTCTCAAGCTCGCCGCCAAGGTCTAGCCAAACCCTTTTCGTCTCCATTTCAACAAATCCCAAgactcttctcttcctctccacCATCCGATTCGAACCCATCTCCCGATTCAAACGAATCTCGCAAAAAGCCCGTCACAATCGAGCCAGTCTCGTACGCCGCCAAACCCAAAGATCAGAAACCCGAACCAACCAATGTTGAATCGGCTGAGAATCTTCAACCCTCGGAGTCAGCGAACCGTTCGAGCTGGACGAGAGAAGAAATCAGATATGTGAAAGACTCTCAATCGATCAATCCGCTTTCTTACGCTCAGCGTGTGGCTCCGCTTCCTGAGGATCGAGTCGCCGGCGAGGATGAAGGAGAGAGAACTCCggaagagatggagagagagaggaagaggattGAATTAGAGAATCGAGCTAGAAGAAGGTTCTTAAGAGCTAATGCTGTTGAAGAGGATACTTCTTCACTTCCCCTGCCGACTTTGCTTAAACCAGAGCTGAAACATGGGAAGAAACCTATTTTCGATCTCATGGAGGCCATTAGAGAGATTAAG GCCAATGCCAAGGCTAAATTTGATGAAACTCTTGAGGCGCACGTGAGGTTGGGAATTGAAAAAGGCAGATCTGAGCTG ATAGTTCGTGGTACTTTGGCTCTACCCCACTCTGTTAAGAAG GATGTGAAAGTGGCTTTCTTTGCCGAGGGAGCTGATGCAGAGGATGCAAAAGCTGCAGGAGCTGATGTCGTTGGTGGTCTTGAGCTCATTGAAGAAATCTTGA AAAGCGGCAAGATCGACTTTGATAGATGTCTTGCAACTCCAAAAATGATGCCCCGTGTTTACAAG ATATCAAGGATTCTTAACAATCACGGTTTGATGCCGAACCCCAAA CAAGGTAGTGTGACCAAGGATGTTACGAAAGCAGTCAAAGACGCAAAAGCTGGACATACCAAATTTAGAATGGATAAAACTTCGATTCTTCATGTGCCACTTGGAAAG ATGAGCTTTCCTGAAGACGCTTTACGAGAGAATGTTGGTGCTTTCATGAACGCCCTTTTGCTAGCAAAGCCAGCCGGATTGAAAAAGA cTTCAAAATATGCTGGCTATGTCAATGCATTCCACTTATGCAGCACG ATGGGAAAGGGTTATCCAGTATCGATACAGTCGTTATCTAGAGCAGCGGATCTCCATACCAAATTGCAGCTCAAGTGA
- the LOC104793195 gene encoding phospholipase A1-IIdelta-like isoform X1, whose translation MATTTSCEELLGSKNWDTLLDPLDQSLRELILRCGDFCQATYDAFVNDQNSKYCGASRYGKSSFFDKVMLESASDYEVVSFLYATARVALPQGLLLGSQSRDAWDRESNWFGYIAVTSDERTKALGRREIYVALRGTSRNYEWVNVLGARSTSADPLLRGPEKDDSAVVEGTTFDSDSEDEEGCKVMLGWLTIYTSNQPESKFTKLSLRSQLLASIKGLLLKYKDEKPSIVLTGHSLGATEAVLAAYDIAENASKDDVPVTAIVFGCPQVGNKEFRDEAMRHKNLKILHVRNTIDLLTRYPGGLLGYVDMGINFVIDTKKSPFLKDSRNPGDWHNLQAMLHVVAGWNGKKGEFKLMVKRSIALVNKSCEFLKDECLVPGSWWVEKNKGLIRNEDGEWIIAPVEEEPVPEF comes from the exons ATGGCTACAACAACATCATGTGAAGAGCTCCTAGGGTCAAAGAATTGGGACACTCTCTTAGACCCGTTAGACCAATCACTTCGTGAACTCATCTTACGTTGCGGAGACTTTTGTCAAGCCACCTACGATGCCTTCGTCAACGACCAAAACTCCAAGTACTGTGGAGCCAGCCGCTACGGCAAATCTTCTTTCTTCGACAAGGTCATGCTCGAATCTGCTTCTGACTATGAGGTTGTAAGCTTCCTCTACGCCACAGCTCGCGTTGCTCTCCCCCAAGGTTTGCTTCTCGGCTCACAATCACGAGATGCTTGGGACCGTGAGTCTAACTGGTTTGGCTACATTGCTGTCACATCTGATGAACGGACTAAGGCTCTAGGACGCCGTGAGATCTATGTAGCTTTGAGGGGAACGAGTAGGAACTACGAGTGG GTCAATGTTTTGGGGGCTAGGTCCACTTCAGCTGACCCATTGCTACGCGGACCGGAGAAGGATGACTCTGCTGTAGTCGAAGGTACGACTTTTGATAGTGACagtgaagacgaagaagggTGCAAGGTGATGCTCGGGTGGCTCACAATCTATACTTCTAATCAACCCGAATCGAAATTCACCAAGCTGAGTCTACGGTCACAGTTGCTAGCTAGCATCAAAGGGCTTCTACTGAAGTATAAGGACGAGAAACCAAGCATTGTGTTGACTGGACATAGCTTGGGAGCTACAGAGGCTGTTCTAGCCGCCTATGATATAGCCGAGAACGCTTCCAAAGATGATGTTCCGGTCACTGCTATTGTCTTTGGTTGTCCACAGGTTGGAAACAAGGAGTTCAGAGACGAAGCAATGCGTCacaaaaacttgaagatcctccaTGTAAGGAACACGATTGATCTCTTAACTAGATATCCAGGGGGGCTTTTAGGGTATGTGGACATGGGAATCAACTTTGTGATCGATACAAAGAAGTCACCGTTCCTAAAAGATTCAAGGAATCCGGGGGATTGGCATAATCTTCAG GCGATGCTACATGTGGTAGCTGGATGGAATGGGAAGAAAGGAGAGTTTAAACTGATGGTGAAGAGAAGTATTGCTTTGGTAAACAAGTCATGCGAGTTCTTGAAAGATGAGTGTTTAGTGCCAGGATCTTGGTGGGTGGAGAAGAACAAAGGACTGATCAGAAACGAAGATGGTGAATGGATTATTGCTCCAGTTGAAGAAGAACCTGTACCTGAATTCTAA
- the LOC104699411 gene encoding phospholipase A1-IIdelta-like, translated as MVEPTWEELLGLDNWQNLLEPLDHSLRRLILRAGDFCQATYDTFINDQNSTYCGASRYGKPSFFHKVMLDDARHYDVVSFLYATSRVSDHEAFFLSSMSRESWDRETNWIGYIAVTSDERTAEIGRREIYVVFRGTTRNYEWVNVMGAKLTSVKELLMDGGHGPEVMLGWFTIYTTANPNSPFTKMSARSQLLTKIKELLELYKDEKPSIVFTGHSLGATVATLAAFDIAENVTSGYSDVPPVTAIVFGSPRVGNREFSDRIKRHNNARVLHVKNEIDLITRYPAKIMGYVNIGTKLEIDTRVSPFLKETHHPGDWHNLQAMLHVVAGWNGKNGKFEMKVNRNIALVNKSCSLLREECLVPECWWVEKNKGMLKTEDGDWVIATPDDEDKPIIEFD; from the exons ATGGTCGAGCCAACATGGGAAGAGCTTCTTGGTCTAGACAATTGGCAAAACCTATTGGAACCACTTGACCACTCACTTCGCCGACTCATCCTTCGAGCCGGCGACTTCTGTCAAGCCACTTACGACACTTTCATCAACGACCAAAACTCTACCTACTGTGGAGCTAGCCGTTATGGCAAACCATCGTTCTTCCACAAAGTCATGCTTGACGACGCGAGACACTACGACGTTGTTTCGTTCCTCTACGCTACGTCACGTGTCAGCGACCACGAGGCCTTCTTCCTCAGCTCCATGTCTCGTGAGTCTTGGGACCGCGAGACTAACTGGATCGGTTACATCGCGGTCACGTCTGATGAACGGACGGCTGAGATTGGAAGGAGAGAGATCTACGTTGTGTTTCGTGGGACAACGAGGAATTACGAGTGGGTCAATGTGATGGGAGCAAAGTTGACTTCGGTGAAAGAACTGTTGATGGACGGTGGACACGGTCCTGAGGTTATGCTTGGATGGTTCACTATTTATACGACAGCTAATCCGAACTCACCCTTCACCAAGATGAGTGCACGTTCACAGCTTCTCACCAAG ATAAAAGAATTGCTAGAGCTATACAAGGACGAGAAACCTAGCATAGTGTTCACCGGACACAGTCTAGGTGCCACAGTTGCGACTCTCGCAGCGTTTGACATTGCGGAAAACGTTACAAGCGGCTATAGCGATGTGCCGCCAGTGACGGCTATTGTGTTTGGTTCTCCGAGAGTTGGCAACAGAGAATTCTCCGACAGAATCAAGAGACATAACAATGCGAGGGTATTGCACGTGAAAAATGAAATTGATCTCATCACTCGATATCCAGCTAAGATAATGGGATACGTCAACATTGGGACCAAACTCGAAATTGATACGAGAGTTTCACCTTTTCTTAAGGAAACTCATCATCCTGGTGACTGGCATAACCTCCAG GCGATGTTACATGTAGTAGCGGGATGGAACGGGAAGAATGGGAAGTTCGAGATGAAAGTGAACCGAAACATAGCCTTGGTTAACAAATCGTGTTCACTATTGAGAGAGGAATGTTTAGTTCCCGAGTGTTGGTGGGTCGAGAAAAACAAAGGCATGCTCAAGACAGAGGATGGTGATTGGGTCATAGCCACTCCCGACGACGAAGACAAGCCCATTATCGAGTTTGATTAG
- the LOC104793195 gene encoding phospholipase A1-IIdelta-like isoform X3 gives MATTTSCEELLGSKNWDTLLDPLDQSLRELILRCGDFCQATYDAFVNDQNSKYCGASRYGKSSFFDKVMLESASDYEVVSFLYATARVALPQGLLLGSQSRDAWDRESNWFGYIAVTSDERTKALGRREIYVALRGTSRNYEWVNVLGARSTSADPLLRGPEKDDSAVVEGTTFDSDSEDEEGCKVMLGWLTIYTSNQPESKFTKLSLRSQLLASIKELLLKYKDEKPSIVLTGHSLGATEAVLAAYDIAENASKDDVPVTAIVFGCPQVGNKEFRDEAMRHKNLKILHVRNTIDLLTRYPGGLLGYVDMGINFVIDTKKSPFLKDSRNPGDWHNLQAMLHVVAGWNGKKGEFKLMVKRSIALVNKSCEFLKDECLVPGSWWVEKNKGLIRNEDGEWIIAPVEEEPVPEF, from the exons ATGGCTACAACAACATCATGTGAAGAGCTCCTAGGGTCAAAGAATTGGGACACTCTCTTAGACCCGTTAGACCAATCACTTCGTGAACTCATCTTACGTTGCGGAGACTTTTGTCAAGCCACCTACGATGCCTTCGTCAACGACCAAAACTCCAAGTACTGTGGAGCCAGCCGCTACGGCAAATCTTCTTTCTTCGACAAGGTCATGCTCGAATCTGCTTCTGACTATGAGGTTGTAAGCTTCCTCTACGCCACAGCTCGCGTTGCTCTCCCCCAAGGTTTGCTTCTCGGCTCACAATCACGAGATGCTTGGGACCGTGAGTCTAACTGGTTTGGCTACATTGCTGTCACATCTGATGAACGGACTAAGGCTCTAGGACGCCGTGAGATCTATGTAGCTTTGAGGGGAACGAGTAGGAACTACGAGTGGGTCAATGTTTTGGGGGCTAGGTCCACTTCAGCTGACCCATTGCTGCGCGGACCGGAGAAGGATGACTCTGCTGTAGTCGAAGGTACGACTTTTGATAGTGACagtgaagacgaagaagggTGCAAGGTGATGCTCGGGTGGCTCACAATCTATACTTCTAATCAACCCGAATCGAAATTCACCAAGCTGAGTCTACGGTCACAGTTGCTAGCTAGCATCAAAGAGCTTCTACTGAAGTATAAGGACGAGAAACCGAGCATTGTGTTGACTGGACATAGCTTGGGAGCTACAGAGGCTGTTCTAGCCGCCTATGATATAGCCGAAAACGCTTCCAAAGATGATGTTCCGGTCACTGCTATTGTCTTTGGTTGTCCACAG GTTGGAAACAAGGAGTTCAGAGACGAAGCAATGCGTCacaaaaacttgaagatcctccaTGTAAGGAACACGATTGATCTCTTAACTAGATATCCAGGGGGGCTTTTAGGGTATGTGGACATGGGAATCAACTTTGTGATCGATACAAAGAAGTCACCGTTCCTAAAAGATTCAAGGAATCCGGGGGATTGGCATAATCTTCAG GCGATGCTACATGTGGTAGCTGGATGGAATGGGAAGAAAGGAGAGTTTAAACTGATGGTGAAGAGAAGTATTGCTTTGGTAAACAAGTCATGCGAGTTCTTGAAAGATGAGTGTTTAGTGCCAGGATCTTGGTGGGTGGAGAAGAACAAAGGACTGATCAGAAACGAAGATGGTGAATGGATTATTGCTCCAGTTGAAGAAGAACCTGTACCTGAATTCTAA
- the LOC104793200 gene encoding F-box/LRR-repeat protein At2g42720-like, translating into MDRISLLPDEVLGHILSFLPSKQAASTSLLSQRWRNVFVLVPSLDLDYVLDEARPYRHDHSKDFMDFVESLLILRGKSPVKKFALKIHLPHLFGIDPSRIHYWICNVLELGGLVDLDLFIIFQGELHLVPLLIFKSKTLVKLRLGRGFTLKLSHQDVYLPMLKTLCLDTVDFEGGHDVLENLLTRCPLLEELVLDDQRWKTRCGSVSSPSLKRLRIRFFNIPIISLDVPNLVYLELSCIFGSKYANLNLDSLIEARLNLWVEERRLRVLRGGFAHLDSSDLMDLITAIRNVKVLHLTSDALELFYYSGQDLPMFDNLVCLSIASDKKQGWQVLPLLIKNSPNLETLIFKGLEHYGTSKCGDACVCFGTWEGSPSCLSSSRVKVLEIWGYQGTPRELNQVKHFLKKLPCLELVKICAVINIQVPIDVQYLLKLPRASSNCKIEAIS; encoded by the exons ATGGATAGAATCAGCCTTTTACCAGATGAGGTTCTTGGGCACATCTTATCGTTTCTCCCCTCAAAGCAGGCTGCTTCGACGTCGTTACTCTCTCAGAGGTGGAggaatgtgtttgttttggttcCAAGTCTTGACCTTGATTATGTGCTTGATGAGGCTCGTCCATACCGGCATGACCATTCCAAAGATTTCATGGATTTTGTGGAGAGTTTGCTCATTCTGCGAGGCAAGTCGCCAGTAAAGAAGTTCGCTCTAAAGATTCATCTCCCTCATCTATTTGGCATAGACCCATCTCGTATTCATTACTGGATCTGCAATGTGCTTGAGCTTGGTGGTCTTGTGGATCTTGATCTGTTCATCATTTTCCAAGGAGAACTTCACCTTGTGCCTTTGTTGATCTTCAAGAGCAAGACACTGGTTAAGCTGAGACTAGGACGTGGTTTTACACTCAAGCTTTCTCATCAGGATGTTTATCTCCCTATGCTTAAGACTTTATGTCTTGACACTGTTGATTTTGAAGGAGGTCATGATGTCCTTGAAAATCTTCTAACTCGTTGCCCTTTGCTTGAAGAACTGGTTCTTGATGATCAGCGTTGGAAAACTCGGTGTGGTTCTGTGTCTTCTCCATCTCTAAAGAGACTACGCATCCGATTCTTTAATATCCCCATCATCTCTCTTGATGTTCCCAATCTTGTCTACTTGGAACTTTCGTGTATATTTGGGAGCAAGTATGCAAATCTTAACTTGGATTCCCTCATCGAAGCTAGACTCAATCTTTGGGTAGAAGAACGACGATTAAGGGTACTAAGAGGTGGATTTGCTCATTTAGATTCTTCTGACCTGATGGATCTCATCACTGCAATCAGAAATGTTAAGGTCCTTCACTTAACTAGTGATGCTCTTGAG CTGTTTTACTATTCCGGTCAAGACTTACCCATGTTCGACAACCTTGTTTGTCTATCTATAGCAAGTGACAAGAAGCAAGGATGGCAAGTTCTGCCACTTCTTATCAAGAACTCTCCAAATCTTGAAACTCTCATCTTCAAG GGTCTAGAGCACTACGGAACTTCAAAATGTGGGGATGCATGTGTTTGCTTTGGCACTTGGGAGGGTAGCCCGTCTTGCCTGTCATCTTCTCGAGTGAAGGTGCTGGAGATATGGGGTTATCAAGGAACTCCAAGAGAGCTGAACCAAGTGAAGCATTTCTTAAAGAAGCTACCATGTCTTGAGCTGGTGAAAATTTGTGCTGTAATCAACATCCAAGTGCCCATCGATGTACAGTATCTTTTGAAGCTTCCAAGAGCTTCATCAAACTGCAAGATCGAAGCCATATCTTAa